One window of the Candidatus Alcyoniella australis genome contains the following:
- a CDS encoding PAS domain S-box protein — MNDASVIQALELLDDAAATVDADLRVIGWNAAAHRIYQIPADRARGKLLFELISLKDGSPSLQEILATVKSQGGWRGDALHASKAGVEIWVDWSLILIDHDGDESGTIISLARDISKRKGIELELGFADSAYTTLAESSTYGVCFLRDRKIVYANTELAKMIGHSQEQMIGSFFDDYIDTEDAPRMLEAYERYMSGEREMGLFETVAVHADGSRFPVELTGSIIPGQQRPTMLIGVTDVSEHKRVRATLKETEELYRLLALNVRDVIWTSDLDLNITYISPSVEQLRGFPVEQALEQTLDERFTPGSKRIALDALEEALERVMEKGVEPFISRVLELEQLCRNGGTVWVELKVSFLLDDQGMPVGLLGVTRDITERRRAEEGMRRSEDYFRTLIENISDLITIIDADGTIRFESASIKRITGYEPAELVGLKVFDFMHPDDLPRAIKIFEGLLETPGAQSPVQLSFIHKDGSTIHLDGRLQNMLDNPQVRGLVINARDVTEQQRAQQELSESEERYRALFKYSSDAIMLLSRAEFIDANPATLAMFEFEDKQQFIGLLPWQISPPRQPDGRDSLTAANLYIEQAREKGQAKFEWTHQRKNGEIFDAEVWLTALTLRDGKVVQATVRDITEQKQAREQLRLNEQRMRRIYNSLPLPTFTWRWAGDEFVLTDFNEAAREATQGKIAEYIGITADKLYEDLPELVREMHACLAQNRTIKREMEYTYKSTGLTRRLSVIYAKVPPDMVMVHTEDVTERRQQEEQLVAAVSQSPIPTVVAAQDGRVISCNPAHCELTGYKCEELVDVEDWNAKLYPDEAYRNWVVGKVQQLLEGGSKERVECNIACRDGSTKLVDLRISAFEGGYIAQLIDVTDRRRTEEALRESEDRYRGLVESLQDIIYQTDEWGRFTYVNKVSERLTGYALDELIGKNYLDLVRSDARKQTDQFYRRQLRKRISTTYYEFPILTKDGREMWIGQNVQLTMVEGRIKGFQAVARDVTVLKNAEQSIRASEKRYRLLADNVTDVIWTTNLDLKFTYVSPSISKLVGYTPEEAIEISMADLLTAESFEFVMEKQRAEMERERGGQRRIGEPTVIEAEAIKSDGNHVWIESRNTFLRNALGEPVGVLGMTRDISERRRVSDELRQSEQIARTLINATSEQALLIDADGRIIAHNKVFAAHVEHPGEELAGLSLYELLHGEVAKGRRKMVNKALSSGEPQVIEENGPCGTFENTFYPVMDAHGAVGRVAIFSHDITKLKRAGQELQNSLRKAQEAELLKGRFLGNMSHEFRTPLNAIIGFSSLLAMMPAMPAEDRQKYLDQIKINGETLLDMTERVLDMASFEAGRIEPKPIDFELINVLHRLFKGFEMRARIKGLDFSSSIGADVPHLVHGDPLFVERVLNNLVDNAIKFTSRGSVDVEVRLGGVDDGKQELHFSVRDTGIGIAQDQHEYIFQSFYQVDDSMTREYEGTGIGLTIARELVQLMGGAIWLESNPGQGSVFHFTCRMLRAGL, encoded by the coding sequence GCCGACAGCGCCTACACTACTTTGGCCGAGTCGTCGACATACGGCGTCTGTTTTTTACGCGACCGCAAAATCGTCTACGCCAATACCGAGTTGGCCAAGATGATCGGCCATTCCCAGGAACAGATGATCGGTTCGTTCTTCGACGACTACATCGATACTGAAGATGCGCCGCGGATGCTCGAGGCTTACGAGCGCTACATGTCCGGCGAGCGCGAGATGGGCTTGTTCGAGACCGTGGCCGTGCATGCCGACGGCTCGCGTTTTCCAGTGGAGCTGACCGGCAGCATCATCCCCGGTCAGCAACGGCCCACGATGCTGATCGGAGTCACCGACGTCAGCGAGCATAAGCGCGTGCGCGCCACCTTAAAGGAGACCGAGGAGCTGTATCGGTTGTTGGCGCTCAACGTGCGGGACGTGATCTGGACCTCGGACCTCGATCTGAACATAACCTACATCAGCCCGTCGGTGGAGCAGCTGCGCGGGTTCCCGGTGGAGCAGGCTCTGGAGCAGACCCTTGACGAACGCTTCACGCCCGGATCCAAGCGCATCGCGCTCGACGCGTTGGAAGAGGCCCTGGAAAGGGTCATGGAAAAAGGGGTTGAGCCGTTCATCTCGCGGGTGCTCGAGCTGGAACAGTTGTGCCGGAACGGCGGCACGGTCTGGGTCGAGCTCAAGGTCAGTTTCCTGCTCGACGATCAGGGCATGCCGGTGGGCCTGCTCGGCGTAACGCGCGACATCACCGAACGTAGGCGGGCCGAGGAGGGGATGCGTCGCAGCGAGGATTACTTCCGCACGCTGATCGAGAATATCTCCGACCTGATCACGATCATCGACGCCGACGGCACAATCCGTTTTGAGAGCGCGTCGATCAAGCGCATCACCGGCTACGAGCCGGCGGAGCTGGTCGGGCTCAAGGTATTCGATTTCATGCACCCCGACGATCTGCCGCGGGCGATCAAAATTTTTGAGGGGTTGCTTGAGACGCCCGGAGCCCAGAGTCCCGTGCAGCTGAGCTTCATCCACAAGGATGGCTCGACGATTCACCTCGACGGCCGGCTGCAAAACATGCTCGACAACCCGCAGGTGCGCGGGCTGGTGATTAACGCCCGCGACGTCACCGAACAACAGCGGGCACAGCAGGAGTTGAGCGAAAGCGAGGAGCGCTACCGCGCACTTTTCAAGTATTCCAGCGACGCGATCATGCTGCTGAGCCGGGCCGAGTTCATCGACGCCAATCCGGCGACGCTGGCGATGTTCGAATTCGAGGACAAACAGCAGTTCATCGGGCTGCTTCCCTGGCAGATCTCGCCGCCCAGGCAGCCGGACGGCCGTGATTCGTTGACCGCGGCCAACTTGTACATCGAGCAGGCCCGGGAAAAAGGACAGGCCAAGTTCGAGTGGACCCACCAGCGAAAAAACGGCGAGATTTTCGACGCCGAGGTCTGGTTGACCGCGCTGACGCTACGCGACGGTAAAGTGGTGCAGGCCACGGTGCGCGACATCACCGAGCAGAAACAGGCCCGGGAACAGCTGCGGCTCAACGAACAGCGGATGCGGCGGATCTACAATTCGCTGCCCCTGCCCACCTTCACCTGGCGCTGGGCCGGCGATGAGTTCGTGCTGACCGACTTCAACGAGGCCGCCCGTGAGGCGACGCAGGGCAAGATCGCCGAGTACATCGGAATCACCGCCGACAAGCTCTACGAGGATCTGCCCGAGCTGGTGCGGGAGATGCACGCCTGCCTCGCCCAGAACCGTACGATCAAGCGCGAGATGGAATATACCTATAAATCGACCGGACTGACCCGGCGGCTGTCGGTAATCTACGCCAAGGTGCCGCCGGATATGGTGATGGTCCATACCGAGGACGTCACCGAGCGGCGGCAGCAAGAGGAGCAGCTGGTGGCTGCGGTCTCGCAAAGCCCGATCCCCACGGTTGTGGCGGCCCAGGACGGCAGAGTCATCTCCTGCAACCCGGCCCATTGCGAGCTCACTGGCTATAAGTGCGAGGAGCTCGTCGACGTCGAGGATTGGAACGCCAAGCTCTACCCGGACGAGGCCTACCGCAATTGGGTGGTCGGCAAGGTTCAGCAGCTGCTCGAGGGCGGCAGCAAAGAGCGGGTCGAATGCAACATCGCCTGCCGAGACGGATCGACTAAGCTGGTCGACCTGCGCATTTCAGCGTTCGAGGGGGGATATATCGCGCAACTGATCGACGTCACCGACCGCCGCCGGACCGAGGAGGCCCTGCGCGAGAGCGAGGACCGCTACCGCGGACTGGTCGAGAGCCTACAGGACATCATCTACCAGACCGACGAGTGGGGCCGCTTCACCTACGTCAACAAGGTTTCCGAGCGCCTGACCGGCTACGCCCTGGACGAGCTGATCGGCAAGAACTACCTCGACCTGGTGCGGTCCGATGCGCGCAAGCAGACCGACCAATTCTACCGGCGACAGTTACGCAAGCGCATTTCCACGACCTACTACGAATTCCCGATCCTGACCAAGGACGGACGCGAGATGTGGATCGGCCAGAACGTACAGCTGACGATGGTCGAAGGCCGCATCAAGGGATTCCAGGCTGTGGCGCGCGACGTCACGGTACTTAAAAACGCCGAGCAATCAATCCGCGCCAGCGAGAAACGCTACCGTTTGCTTGCCGACAACGTGACCGACGTGATTTGGACCACCAATTTGGACCTTAAATTTACCTACGTCAGCCCCTCGATCAGCAAGCTGGTCGGCTACACGCCCGAGGAGGCGATAGAGATCTCGATGGCCGATCTGCTGACCGCCGAATCCTTCGAATTCGTAATGGAGAAGCAGCGTGCGGAGATGGAGCGGGAGCGCGGCGGCCAGAGGCGGATCGGCGAGCCGACGGTAATCGAGGCCGAGGCGATCAAGAGCGACGGCAACCACGTGTGGATCGAGTCGCGCAATACTTTCCTGCGCAACGCTCTGGGCGAGCCGGTGGGCGTGCTGGGAATGACCCGCGACATCAGCGAGCGCAGGCGGGTTTCCGATGAACTTAGGCAGAGTGAACAGATCGCTCGGACGCTGATCAACGCCACCTCCGAGCAGGCGCTGTTGATCGACGCCGACGGTCGGATCATCGCCCACAACAAGGTCTTTGCCGCCCACGTGGAGCATCCCGGCGAGGAGCTAGCCGGTTTATCGCTATACGAACTGTTGCACGGCGAGGTCGCAAAGGGCAGACGCAAAATGGTGAACAAGGCGCTCTCGAGCGGCGAACCGCAGGTCATCGAGGAAAACGGCCCTTGCGGCACGTTCGAAAACACCTTCTATCCGGTGATGGACGCGCACGGCGCGGTCGGCAGGGTGGCGATTTTCTCCCACGACATTACGAAGCTCAAACGGGCCGGGCAGGAGCTGCAAAATTCGTTGCGCAAAGCGCAGGAGGCCGAACTGCTCAAGGGGCGTTTCCTGGGCAACATGAGCCACGAGTTCCGCACTCCGCTCAACGCGATCATCGGCTTCAGCTCGCTGCTGGCGATGATGCCCGCGATGCCGGCCGAGGATCGGCAAAAATATCTGGATCAGATCAAAATTAACGGCGAGACCCTGCTGGATATGACCGAACGGGTGCTCGACATGGCCAGCTTCGAGGCCGGCAGGATCGAGCCCAAGCCGATCGACTTCGAACTGATCAATGTGCTCCATCGACTGTTCAAGGGGTTCGAGATGCGGGCGCGGATCAAGGGATTGGACTTCAGCAGCTCGATCGGCGCGGACGTACCGCACCTGGTTCACGGCGATCCGTTGTTCGTCGAACGGGTGCTCAACAACCTCGTGGACAACGCGATCAAATTCACCTCCAGGGGTTCGGTGGATGTCGAGGTCCGGCTCGGCGGGGTCGACGATGGCAAGCAGGAACTGCACTTCAGCGTGCGCGATACGGGGATCGGCATCGCGCAGGACCAGCACGAATACATTTTCCAATCCTTTTATCAGGTCGACGATTCGATGACCCGCGAATACGAGGGCACGGGGATCGGCCTGACGATCGCTCGCGAACTGGTGCAGTTGATGGGCGGCGCCATCTGGCTCGAGAGCAATCCGGGCCAGGGCAGCGTTTTCCACTTTACCTGCCGCATGTTGAGGGCCGGCCTCTGA